The following proteins are encoded in a genomic region of Sander lucioperca isolate FBNREF2018 chromosome 23, SLUC_FBN_1.2, whole genome shotgun sequence:
- the LOC116048555 gene encoding rho GTPase-activating protein 21 isoform X1, with protein MLAQRNGLPPGCKPVPLKDHPDLRDVDVNAEGCCSLSRSPSSGGCPWARLAGVDGCLSEPYCLWFQLLARAYWGEVELGLTSPNRSVSWARLREASRKNCVRSRAKQKDGRDQSEASAVASPGPEEEAFCWPGPKTLHLRRTSQGFGFTLRHFIVYPPESAVHNSLKDEDNGSRGRQRNRLEPMDTIFVKQVKEGGPAHGAGLCTGDRIVKVNGESIIGKTYSQVIALIQNSDASLELCVMPKDEDILQLFSRDITALAYSQDAYLKGNDAYSGNAQNIPEPPPICYPRIEVKAVAMAQTSEPATVSETPRGPAQGPGRRGGAAEKSYRVEIPVPPSPPPQQQTSKSQTVVCVCNENVRTVAMPPDPVDRGSWVARAGPSHRTEENRYSPSADSGSARPRPLIPSVPGGAQLQYPSSRPTESPVYSPSSRPGPIYPASPDTFSTAISPSANHYSPSPTAPSTSPHQNIDWKNYTTYKDYIDAKRLHTYGCRTIQERLDSLRAAANSSSAYTQQRAPPAPSASQRGALGSQVRQRSTSNDRGVDASKQGTAVTPLRSVSQERLGGGTERTILIRNWPRSASEDALPFSTPTGVPKPRARSCDYLGQQPGEPGGLAAFGDRVVLEDRLLLCRGEEARASRQGTGLRALPHLNRSLTGQEEEGRGSGLSNSAPVFTKGTTDYVQTSRTDSIIMRPSRLPVKNSISDPSTALSCSKTIDPLKDQRANIVSNHLGYPSPLHLQLRGRADSLKMESRSEAGLAARSSSCSGTNSKLPMQRQLQSTAVSASSSGSSTTNGAVTQKPNIREISSSTSALLRPNGGLAEGVEGLDATVVVLRRDKNSGPPHIRPPSYVLAVNDNRGGVTHKSPPLVKAGSADGAMCWTSNDSFREMHLRRLGDTRQKSGSNNLDDSLDSIPFIDEPSSPSADQESTHIPACAVIAGTPLITTIPPSPSSPSPFIRRHLSHDQDSLRLTTIESDSGTKTERSKSYDEGLDNYREESRGRSLIPGLKSLRKAVDRSSEDSGSRRDSSSDVFCDATKEGLLHFKQLNTDKGKRVGGGMRPWKQMYAVLRGHYLCLYKDKKEGQAHANCQAVDEPLPISIKACLIDISYSDTKRKNVLRLTTSDCEYLFQAEDREDMLAWIRVIQENSNLDEENAAFTSHDLISRKIKEYNTLMSPTGSKMEPSPKPSRQSLSIRQTLRGGKGETKATSPLTPKAEQERKNMHKDDTSPPKDKGTWRKGIPGLMRKPFERKPSPGVTFGVRLDDCPPAQNNKFVPLIVEVCCKLVEERGLEYTGIYRVPGNNAAISHMQEELNNKGMNDIDIQDDKWRDLNVISSLLKSFFRKLPEPLFTNDRYADFIDANRTEDPVERLKALKRMLHELPDHHYETLKFLSAHLKTVAENSEKNKMEPRNLAIVFGPTLVRTTEDNMTHMVTHMPDQYRIVEALIQNYDWFFTDNGNGDPVTASREESAVESQPVPNIDHLLTNIGRTGTSQGEVSDSPTSDSAKSKGSWGSGKDQCSRELLVSSIFAAASRKRKKSKEKPQPSSSDDDLDAVFAKKEIPGQKLNHHGLQTEGQSETRPNAKQPVRAEEMKENGRTVELTPKAKREHRNSVFLKEKTPPRHPSPSPSPNISGYQTAPQAKSSLSDPPSQLDENTSDLGTMSSGASVPRSRPKKWTGASPDLPAGACVGLAAGPGASAGAEVSSITSDYSTTSSITFLTGAESSALSPELQGGEEADDERSELISEGRPMETDSESDFPVFAPGGGSSQSTPCREQSLEKTEPRGGGAAEGSITPKLEARRLFPSQRMIECDTLSRRWSLRQKTDSESSVEGVAGSGERSEGRADSSTRLSRVLEVMKKGRSTSSLSSSSRSESERPEPAWHLKITERLKFRLRTSADDMFTQKSRTPDARGKKKNIRRRHTMAGQRDFAELAVINDWREQGGVAQTAELSALDRLKPRCSSQDFSIRDWITRERFRGSDSSVEVAPKAVPEDDHPEAQDVAPGRPPPSASPGAQPLAGEHVNGSGLQGKNKGSLGADAHPHKLSGAQVVRSRFYQYL; from the exons GGAGACAGCGGAACCGCCTGGAGCCAATGGACACCATTTTCGTCAAGCAAGTGAAGGAGGGAGGCCCTGCCCACGGAGCTGGACTCtgtacag GGGACCGGATAGTGAAGGTGAATGGAGAGAGCATCATTGGGAAGACATACTCGCAAGTCATAGCCTTGATCCAGAACAG TGATGCCTCACTGGAACTCTGTGTGATGCCAAAAGATGAGGACATTTTGCAGCTG TTTTCCAGGGATATCACTGCTCTG GCCTATTCCCAGGACGCATACCTCAAAGGAAATGATGCGTACAGCGGAAATGCCCAGAACATCCCCGAGCCCCCTCCCATATGCTACCCTCGGATAGAAGTTAAGGCTGTGGCCATGGCTCAGACATCAGAGCCCGCCACAGTCAGTGAGACCCCCCGAGGGCCGGCTCAGGGACCAGGAAGAAGAGGGGGGGCCGCGGAAAAGAGCTATCGGGTTGAAATCCCTGTTCCGCCATCTCCTCCACCCCAGCAGCAAACGTCGAAGTCTCAGacagtggtgtgtgtctgtaatgAGAATGTGAGGACAGTGGCTATGCCTCCTGATCCAGTTGACAGGGGGTCCTGGGTGGCTCGGGCTGGACCCAGCCACAGGACAGAGGAAAACCGGTACAGTCCTTCAGCAGATTCCGGCTCAGCTAGACCGAGACCCCTTATTCCCTCAGTACCTGGGGGTGCACAGTTGCAGTACCCCTCTTCCCGTCCCACAGAAAGTCCAGTCTACTCTCCTTCCTCACGACCTGGTCCGATCTATCCTGCCTCACCGGACACGTTCTCCACTGCCATCTCACCCAGTGCCAACCACTACTCGCCCTCTCCGACAGCCCCCTCCACCTCGCCACACCAGAACATTGACTGGAAAAACTACACCACCTATAAGGACTACATAGACGCCAAGAGGCTACACACGTATGGCTGCCGCACCATCCAGGAGCGCTTGGACAGTTTGCGTGCGGCTGCTAATTCCAGCTCCGCATACACCCAGCAACGTGCACCGCCTGCTCCTAGCGCCAGTCAAAGAGGGGCACTGGGCTCCCAGGTCAGACAGAGAAGCACCTCCAATGATCGTGGGGTGGATGCAAGTAAGCAGGGCACTGCAGTGACTCCATTACGTAGCGTCTCCCAAGAGAGGCTTGGAGGTGGAACAGAGAGGACAATACTAATCAGGAATTGGCCTCGAAGTGCTTCCGAGGATGCTCTGCCTTTTTCCACCCCTACAGGAGTCCCCAAACCTCGGGCGCGGTCTTGTGACTATCTGGGGCAACAGCCTGGAGAACCGGGTGGGTTGGCTGCCTTTGGAGATAGGGTGGTGTTGGAGGACAGGCTGCTGCTGTGTCGGGGAGAAGAAGCCAGAGCTAGCAGGCAGGGAACAGGCCTGAGAGCTTTACCTCATCTGAACAGGAGTCTCACTGGACAGGAGGAAGAAGGGCGAGGAAGTGGATTATCTAACTCTGCTCCTGTGTTTACTAAAGGTACCACGGATTATGTACAAACATCAAGGACAGACAGTATCATAATGAGGCCATCACGTCTGCCTGTCAAAAACTCCATCTCAGACCCTTCAACTGCTTTATCCTGTTCTAAAACCATTGACCCTCTTAAAGACCAAAGAGCTAACATCGTGAGCAACCACCTGGGCTACCCCTCCCCTCTGCACCTGCAGCTCAGAGGCAGGGCTGACAGTCTGAAAATGGAGAGCAGGTCAGAGGCTGGGTTGGCAGCCAGGTCCTCCTCTTGCTCTGGTACTAATTCAAAATTGCCAATGCAGAGACAACTACAAAGTACAGCTGTTTCTGCGTCTTCTTCTGGTTCCTCCACCACTAATGGAGCTGTTACCCAAAAGCCAAATATCAGAGAAATCTCCAGTTCCACCAGCGCCCTTTTACGTCCTAATGGCGGCCTTGCAGAGGGCGTAGAAGGACTGGATGCAACAGTTGTTGTCCTAAGAAGGGACAAAAACTCTGGACCTCCCCACATTCGCCCTCCGTCCTATGTACTAGCTGTTAATGACAACCGGGGAGGAGTGACTCACAAGTCACCACCATTGGTGAAGGCAGGCTCTGCAGATGGAGCTATGTGCTGGACGTCTAATGACAGCTTTAGGGAAATGCATCTAAGAAGGCTTGGAGACACACGACAAAAGTCTGGCTCCAACAACTTGGACGACTCCCTGGATTCCATCCCCTTCATAG ATGAACCATCCAGTCCCAGTGCTGACCAGGAAAGCACACACATTCCTGCCTGTGCTGTTATAGCTGGAACGCCCCTCATCACCACCATCCCACCCAGCCCCAGCTCTCCGTCCCCTTTCATTCGACGCCATCTGTCCCATGACCAAG ATTCTCTCCGTCTCACAACTATTGAGTCAGATTCTGGTACTAAAACAGAGCGGTCCAAGTCGTATGATGAAGGCCTGGATAACTACCGGGAGGAGAGCAGAGG GAGGTCCTTAATACCTGGTCTGAAGAGTCTTAGGAAG GCGGTGGACAGGTCATCTGAAGATTCAGGGTCCAGAAGGGATTCTTCATCCGATGTCTTCTGTGACGCCACCAAGGAGGGTTTGCTGCATTTTAAGCAGCTGAACACAGACAAGGGCAAG CGTGTCGGAGGAGGTATGCGCCCGTGGAAACAGATGTACGCCGTGTTGAGAGGCCACTACCTCTGCCTATATAAGGACAAAAAGGAGGGGCAGGCTCATGCCAACTGCCAAGCAGTAGACGAGCCTCTGCCAATCAGCATCAAGGCCTGTCTGATTGACATCTCCTACAGCGACACAAAGCGCAAGAACGTGCTACGGCTGACCACGTCGGACTGTGAGTACCTGTTCCAGGctgaggacagagaggacaTGCTGGCCTGGATCAGAGTCATCCAGGAGAACAGCAACCTGGATGAGGAG aATGCGGCCTTCACCAGCCATGACCTCATCAGCAGGAAGATCAAGGAGTACAACACCTTGATGAG CCCGACAGGCAGCAAGATGGAGCCGTCGCCCAAACCCTCACGCCAGTCGCTAAGCATCAGGCAGACACTGCGGGGAGGTAAAGGAGAGACCAAAGCAACAAGTCCGCTCACACCTAAAGCTGAACAGGAGAGGAAGAACATGCACAAAG ATGACACCAGTCCTCCCAAAGACAAAGGGACATGGAGGAAGGGTATCCCGGGGCTGATGAGGAAACCTTTCGAGAGGAAGCCGTCTCCTGGAGTCACGTTTGGTGTAAGGCTGGACGACTGTCCTCCTGCACAGAACAACAAG TTTGTGCCTCTGATTGTGGAGGTCTGTTGTAAGCTTGTGGAAGAGAGGGGGTTGGAGTACACAGGCATCTACAGAGTCCCAGGAAACAACGCCGCAATCTCCCACATGCAGGAGGAGCTCAATAACAAGGGCATGAATGATATCGATATCCAGGATGAT AAATGGAGGGACCTGAATGTGATCAGCAGTTTACTAAAGTCCTTCTTCCGTAAACTTCCAGAGCCGTTGTTCACCAATG ATAGGTACGCAGATTTTATAGACGCCAACAGAACAGAGGACCCAGTGGAGAGACTCAAAGCGCTCAAGAGAATG CTTCATGAGTTGCCAGATCATCATTACGAGACCCTCAAATTCCTCTCAGCCCATCTGAAAACTGTTGCTGAAAACTCAGAGAAGAATAAG ATGGAACCAAGGAACCTGGCCATTGTTTTTGGTCCCACTCTGGTGCGCACCACCGAGGACAACATGACCCACATGGTGACACACATGCCAGACCAGTACAGGATAGTGGAGGCCCTCATTCAAAAC TATGATTGGTTTTTCACTGATAATGGAAACGGAGATCCAGTG ACTGCGTCTCGTGAGGAGAGTGCGGTGGAGTCTCAGCCCGTCCCCAACATCGACCACCTGCTCACCAACATCGGCCGTACGGGCACATCGCAGGGTGAAGTATCAG ATTCACCGACTAGTGACTCGGCTAAATCTAAG GGTTCCTGGGGCTCAGGGAAGGACCAGTGCAGCCGAGAGCTCCTGGTCTCCTCCATCTTTGCTGCAGCCAGCcgcaaaagaaagaaatcaaagGAGAAGCCGCAACCTAGCAGCTCAGACGATGACCTGGATGCTGTCTTCGCCAAGAAGGAAATCCCTGGCCAGAAGCTGAACCACCACGGCCTCCAGACTGAGGGACAGAGCGAGACTCGCCCCAACGCAAAGCAACCAGTACGAGCAGAGGAGATGAAAGAGAACGGGAGAACTGTGGAGCTCACACCTAAAGCCAAGAGAGAGCATAGAAACTCTGTATTCCTGAAGGAGAAGACTCCACCCAGACACCCCTCACCTTCCCCATCCCCAAATATCTCAGGCTACCAAACAGCTCCTCAGGCGAAATCCTCCTTGTCGGATCCCCCATCCCAGCTTGATGAGAACACCTCAGACCTCGGGACCATGAGCTCTGGAGCGTCTGTGCCTCGGTCGAGACCGAAAAAGTGGACTGGAGCCTCCCCTGATCTTCCTGCTGGAGCATGTGTCGGACTGGCGGCAGGTCCAGGGGCGTCCGCCGGCGCAGAGGTGAGCTCCATCACCTCGGACTACTCCACCACTTCTTCCATCACGTTCTTAACTGGAGCAGAGTCCAGCGCGCTCAGTCCGGAGCTGCAGGGTGGGGAGGAGGCGGATGACGAACGCAGTGAGCTCATTAGCGAGGGACGGCCCATGGAGACGGACAGCGAGAGCGACTTCCCGGTTTTCGCTCCGGGCGGTGGCAGCAGCCAGTCTACACCCTGCCGAGAGCAGAGTCTGGAAAAGACTGAACCAAGAGGAGGCGGAGCAGCTGAAGGCAGCATCACACCAAAACTGGAAGCACGGCGCCTTTTCCCGTCCCAAAGGATGATTGAGTGCGACACCCTCTCCAGACGTTGGTCGTTAAGACAGAAAACGGACAGTGAATCATCAGTGGAGGGCGTTGCTGGGAGTGGGGAGCGTAGCGAGGGTAGAGCCGATTCTTCCACCCGGCTCTCTCGAGTCCTGGAGGTGATGAAGAAAGGGCGGTCAACAAGCAGCCTCAGCTCGTCCTCGCGCAGCGAGTCGGAGCGTCCCGAACCAGCCTGGCACCTTAAGATCACCGAGCGCCTCAAATTCAGGCTACGCACGTCTGCTGACGATATGTTCACGCAGAAGAGCCGAACTCCAGACGCTCGCgggaagaagaagaacatcCGCCGCAGGCACACCATGGCCGGGCAGAGAGACTTCGCAGAGCTGGCGGTCATCAACGACTGGAGGGAGCAGGGTGGCGTGGCCCAGACCGCCGAACTGTCAGCTCTGGACCGCCTCAAGCCCAGATGTTCCTCTCAGGACTTCTCCATCCGGGACTGGATCACTAGAGAGCGGTTTAGAGGCTCTGATTCAAGCGTCGAGGTCGCGCCCAAAGCCGTTCCCGAGGATGATCATCCAGAAGCCCAGGACGTAGCTCCGGGAAGACCTCCTCCTTCTGCGTCTCCGGGCGCACAGCCGCTAGCAGGGGAGCATGTTAACGGTAGCGGGCTGCAAGGCAAAAACAAAGGCAGCCTCGGGGCGGACGCTCACCCACACAAACTGTCTGGAGCACAAGTTGTCCGCTCACGGTTCTACCAGTATCTGTGA